In the Populus trichocarpa isolate Nisqually-1 chromosome 8, P.trichocarpa_v4.1, whole genome shotgun sequence genome, gtgcATTCCTTGTTTGGTGTGCAATCAAGGGACTAAGAAATAATATTgcaattcgattttttttttaattctagacttagagtttcttttattttcctcaGGGGTTGGGTTTTCGTTTCTGAATCAGAATTTCTTTGAGTTTAAGTAGAATCATCATAATAGTTAGATAGGTATCTAAATCCCTACCGATCTCTTTTTAAGTCTTTCTGTATCTCTATAGTTTGGAATAACTGAAAGAAGAATCCACAccataaatttgcaaaaaactAATCTAAGGAAGAaaactttgaatttattaagaaacATGTTTGATACAAAGGAACGCTTCACTTCCCTGTGATTTGAACAACTCTATGGCCTTGATATACCAAAGAGCAAAGCTTAAGGTATATCGCTCTAGATCTTCATGCTCATGTTAGTTATTTTTGTATGCTGGTATACTAACTATAAAAGTCCTATGGTTTAACCAGAGTTGAAAATTTGAACGAGATTGAGAAAACATCATCTTAAATTTAGCTAATCCTatgttagaattttttttttttaaataattttctccAGTTTTCCTTGGATGTTCTCCTGCCATTTCTCAATCTGTAGGCCTAGAGGGGACCTGTGTGCAGTGAAGATTGGGTTGGATCACCGTTGGTGTAGTTGGAGAATGACTAAGTATGAAGCATTGACGGGTTGTGCCTGTATTGTTTTAGTGGAATTTATGTCATGTTATTATCATTGGTGGCATTAATTTGGCCTTGGCTTCTTGTCTTTCTGGTTCCACATCAACCTTGATGTGCAACCTTAATAAATGTGAATGCTTTATCTGGTATCATTTGGTATTTTTCTATTTGacttatttgattgaaaattctatcattttttaatccaGGCAAAGGATGCTGCTTCTGTTCAGGACAAATGGCTTCTAGTGAACTTGCAATCCACAAAGGAGTTCAGCTCTCATATGGTAGCTTTCAAGTGATTCTGCAACCTAGAAATGTTCCATTATGTTTAATGTTGAATCTTGATTTTGATGCTGTAAATATTGTCTTCTGAAGTTAAATCGGGATACATGGGCAAATGAAGCTGTTGCTCAGACAATAAGTACCAATTTTATCTTCTGGCAGGTGAGTATGATGATTTAGTTCAAGcacctaatttttcttttctactcAGTGCTATGAAATGCTATCAATGTGTATAGCTTCCATGAAACCCACTAAAATTCATAAGAACATGAtggaaattgatttaaaaagtcGACTGTGTCTTTATCATGCCATACAAGTAAGAAAGGActtgttttccaacttattaaATTCCAATGTAGGCCTTACATGGCCTTATTGATTCTCTTTGTGTCtgtgttcatgttttttttttagttttgaggtATTAGATTGTTAGGAGTTAGGATAGGGCAATCTATTCCCTGAGCAGACCCTGTTGAGAAGGGAAACACTATTGATTAAATTGATTCAAGGAATGGAAGCAAGAACTATTTCCAAAGGAGATGCTAAAGGTAACAGGAAAGGGAAAAGAAACATGTTCTTGTTGTTATTAATGTGATATTTGATCTTGTCTGGAATCATTAAAAGGTTAAGTTGATGACTTAATAAATCAACCATGTATCTTTTCCGGCCATCTTGAGACTATGCGAGGGTTTAAATTCACCCCTCTGATTATTATGGCTGGTTAAGGTAGGACTGTTAGCTGTTGATAATCCTTTTATCCACTGTCCCAAAATGATCTTTGATTaacaaaaggattcaaaaaaggaaatatatctagtgatgaagatataaatagaACCATGGAGTATTTTGCATGAAGTGTTTGCTGAAATTCCACTAATGTTTCATGTATGCAATGTTGCAATAGGTACTAATATGCTGTTTTCATCAGTTATGATCTATGGTGATGTCGTGGAGTCACAGTATTTGGAAATATGAATCAGTTTCTTTTGTTCTATGAATGTCAAGATTCATCGTTAGCACTCATCTTTCTTATTATGGTTCGTGGATGTAGGTATATGATGATACAAGTGAGGGAAGGAAAGTTTGTACATATTACAAATTGGATTCTATACCAGTAGTCCTAGTAATCGACCCAATCACAGGTCAAAAAATGCACTCATGGGTTGGAATGGTACAGCCTGAGAGTTTGCTGGAGGTGTGCTCTTTGTGTGTATTTTAATACTTTCTCTGATAATCATGTAGAAAAATTGTTGACAGAAGAGGGGAACTTCCTATGTTAAAACTTAATCCAACTTTCAATTTGTTGCTCCACTGATATGAGGAAACACATGCTCAACTTGTAGGATCTGGTACCATTCATGGATGGTGGCCCAAGGGATCATCACAAAACCCTGTCTCATAAACGTCTAAGGGGCAGTGCTCTGACTCCGCAAAAAAGCAAAGGTCAGTTATGCATGCTAATGTTCTTGAATTTGTGATGATGgattatttaattggagaattgtaGACGAGTTATCTAATACATGAAAACTAATTCTTGTACCTTCCATAGTGTTCCATTTCTAGATGTTGataaattttagtatttaacCACGATGTCCTGGGTGCTGTTATCTATTGTGATACTTGTTGAATGACCAATGGTGGTATTATTAAGTGATAATGACTATGGTGGAGGTGATAGGATGTGAGTTATAATCTAATTTTGTGGCATCTGatataaaaaactaagatgTTTGAAATAGAGTGTATAACAAAGTTCAATGCTTTTGTTAAAAGGAACTTTCTCCCATAAAATGGTATATTGGGCTCTTAAAATCTGTATTTGAGAGTTCAGTTGCATGAGCGCTTCTTGGTCTCATTCATTCTTCacattttgattttcattgCCAATCACCCAAATGCAGtggataaatttttattcttttacattctgttaagaattatatatacatatttatgTAGTGTTCCACTGGATTTTTCTCAAATTGGTGCATTTTATGCGGTTCAATCTTGATGGTCCAATTTTTCTCGAGGCTCAAGCTGCCTCATTGAATGTTTGTACTGTCATTTCTTGAATGTAACTGTCCTTCATGTAAGCTGTCAGGGTGGAAGTTATCAAACGTATTTTGTCAAACAAAATGGACTTAATGCATGCAACAGTATCTATTTGTGGAAATTTATGGTACCCTAACATTTAgtgtaaatttattttgaaatgcaaCATGTCACTGCAATTTACCAAGCTCTCATCAAATAATTTGCTTGTACCAGGGCAGTTAAGTTCTTTTTTACCATAACACTCCTAGATTCTAGTAATTTTAAGCATGAGGAGAAAAGTGTTTTcgtcttttatttcttttatttattataagatTCCAATTTTTCCTTGTATCTACAAATGTTATGAGGTGTGTGCATGCGTTCATGTGCATGTATTGTGTGCTTGTTTCTCAATGTGTGCATGTGCAGTAGGAGGTGTGGTGTGATTCTCCGTCCTCTGTATGAAGGTTGGTTCATTGTGTCTGCCTCTGCATATAACTATACATAATTTTCAGCTCCGGTGCCTGCTTATGAAACTAATGAAGAAGACGAGGAAGTGCAAAGGGCATTAGCTGCTTCAATGGAGAGCATGAAAGAGTCCAGTGCAGTTGCTTCCAATGATAAAGATGAAGCCAGTACCACTCAGGAGGAAGAAAATTGTTCAAGTAGGATGCCAATGTATCCACCTCTACCTGAAGAACCCAGTGGCGATAAGAGTCTCCTTTGTAGGGTTGGAATTCGTCTTCCTGATGGACACAGAGTCCAGAGAAATTTCTTGAAAACTGATCCAATACAGGTGAGAACCTTCTTTTATTTGTACTTTGGCTATCCATGCTCATTTAATGCATGGTTGTAAAACCTGACCTAAGGGTTGAcccctaaattttttatttttttaaaaaaatggatcaaaacacttttttttaccaaaatatttttctttttttaaaaaaatagacaatagGTTGAGGGCCAGGTTTTGATCGGGTCAACAAATCAACCCGGGTTTTTGACTAGGTCGGATgaggttttttctttctattttttcttctaccCGTACTGATCCGGGCACCGGGTCTCGAGTTGACATGCCTAGCCGGTCCGAGTTTTACAACTATGGGTTAATGTTGTGGCCTTTTCTCTCTGTACATTTTACCCATTCTTATTTGCATGCTTAGTTACTCAATCTCAGGCACATAACCTAGGTGAATAGGTACTAAATCTAGTAGTTGGTATTCTCACCAAAAGCTATGGCATAGTGCAAAATTTTTGTGATTGACGCATTCTTGGTTAGACTTATAGAATACTTTCTATATGCCTTAGTTGTTTTGAATCACAAGTACATGGAGATGAACTATTTTGGTGTTACTGGCCAGCTTATCTCAGTTAGGTAGACCAGTGTACTGCATTGAACTGGCCAGGTCTTCCATTAGACTGTTTAAGAAATCCAGATAAAATGGTTGCTTCAAATGGTTTTATTTGACATATTCTTGATtaaaatggttgtttttttttcttttttgctattcaatttttttctaggtGAGTGACACTTGAAATAATTGCTTCttgttctttatttcttttatttattttattttttttgggtgtgaGATGGTTTTTGTTCAGTGGCGTCCATTGCAGAAGGAAACCCTGTATTAATTGGCTGTGCTCACTTTATCTTTGCCAATACGATTGAAGTGCCTTTTGTCAAAGCATTGATGCTTTCTCTTGGGTTTCGTTTATCAATCTAATGCTTTATTTGTGGTACCTTGACTTTCAGCAACTATGTATGCTATTTTAGTTCGCGCTTTCTCTTGAGTTATAGATCCTATTCTATGCAAACTGTGACTCGTTGTTTGTATCATGTCGTCTGGCTGCTCTCCTTTCTCTActgcttgtttattttgttttccctctttttagttataatcaatcCGTTGGTTGAATCACCAGCCTGTTGATCCAGTTTCTTGACTGTTTTGGTTTCAAGTGTCTAATAACCATGACCCTTTGTAATTGAGTTCAGCTTATATTGGAGTGCTTCAGGATATGTTCACTTTTTCCCTTGCATTAGGTTTCACTCTTCTGCAATTACAATAAACAATGGAACCATGCTATCTGATTTTTGTCAAAGTGTAGTTTGTAACTGGAGAATGATAAAGTGGGCCACACTTTATCATTAAACTTTATTTGCGTGGGAGGGTGGGAAGATGGGTtgcatgatttatttcatgttgttttattttcatggtGAGTAACGTGCTTGAATAGTGATATTATCTGTGCCATGCTTGAGATGGGCGCTCCTTGTGCAGCTGCACTGTAAGAAATTTGTTCTGCAGATTAATATAGTAGGGATCTACTAATGTTTTATCCCAAATGAAATGCATTAGTTTCTGAGTTGGGATTTACTCTTTCTTCAGCTGCTATGGTCATTTTGCTATTCTCAACTAGAAGAAGCTGGGACAAAGCTGTTTCGTTTGACGGAGGCAATTCCAGGATCAAAGAGGCTGGATTACGATAGTAAAATGACCTTTGGGGAGTCGGGCTTGGCCAACTCTATGATTTCGGTTGCTTGGGATTGAAATCAAACTTCAAGACCTTGCTCTTGTTTTCAAGACTTTTGGTTGAAGTTTCGTACATGTCTGGTCCTTTTTTGCTCTGTTTGGAAAGTTGACCTATGGAGCCATCGAGtcctatttaaaattatttactgTGTACATACTGTTCTGTATTGGACAAGAATTCACAATCTATGTAATGCGCTCCTGCTGCTCTTGTGGCTTTCGCCGATAGATATTTAATAGTTGATGGGAAGGATGCAATTTAATGCACGATCAGTAAAGTTGAGGcggaggaaaaagaagaagaagaagaaagacttAGAAACTTAAACCCCATTACAcgtagaagaaaaaagagactTCTGAATCTTATTTTTATCCTGTGGAGATAGATCTACGAAACATTAACTGATTGAGAGAAACCAAATCACTATTTTCTTGTTGATTTACAATAAATCAAACCAGTACACGTAGAGTGTAACTAATTTCTACACAGATAGCTTCAATTTGAAAAGTCTTTATTATAAGCACTAGATGTTATTTGAAAGGCATCTACGTGCTGATGTTCTCAAGTAACTTTTAAAATCGTATATTATAATTTACACTTATTTATTTGATCTGGATACAAGAATATCAATCTGTTTGTAATTTATTCACATGatgaaattactattttttcatgtaaaaaaaaaaaaacacttgcttCATTGTACTTGTTcactagaaaaaaatacaagtgtAATCAATCTATGTTACCTTGCCTCTAAGCTCTTTTGCAACCATTGCATTCGTAGCAGATACATAAAGCCTCTCGTCGATCGGTGCTCCTTCAGATTTCATGTCCCTCAAAAGCTTCAGCAACTCATCAATCCGactaattttagagaaaactcCAACCATAATTCCTGCAATAGCCCCATCAATTACACCCCCATTAATTCTATACTCGTGGAAAAACCTCACACACATCTCATACTCTTTGGACTTGCTATAAGCACTTATAATACTAGTGTAAGTCACTTTATCTGGAGccacttttcttctcttcatctcCTTCCAGAGCTTCTCCACCCGCCTTAAATCCTTGGCTCTTCCATGCATGTCCACCAAAGAATTGTATATCCATGTATTAGGCTGACAACCTTTTAGTTTCATCTTTGCTACAAGCCTCATAGCATCTCTTGGCCTACCTGTTTTCCCATACATCGAGATTATGCTGGAGTACGCCACGACACATTTGTCGAACCCCTTTGCTTCCATCTCAAAAAACACAACTTCAGCTTTAGAATAAAGCCCAACTCGGCAATAGGCATTTATCACAGAAGCATATGTCACCTGTCCTGGTTCACAGCCATCATACTTCAACTCCTCATAAACCTTAACAGCTGCATCG is a window encoding:
- the LOC7457839 gene encoding plant UBX domain-containing protein 7 codes for the protein MSMEGMLSANDEQSMVSSFLEIAVGQTAETARQFLQATSWKLEDAIQLFYVGNEGGVVASASHPPQTETRTDVHESGLKDFGNENVGPGGGEEVRAPLPVVRDTLYDDAMLYGASRMGHPPHEASSLIAFRNFDEEMKHSGVWESDQGSTSTIDNPRDNLASLYRPPFHLMFHGSFEKAKDAASVQDKWLLVNLQSTKEFSSHMLNRDTWANEAVAQTISTNFIFWQVYDDTSEGRKVCTYYKLDSIPVVLVIDPITGQKMHSWVGMVQPESLLEDLVPFMDGGPRDHHKTLSHKRLRGSALTPQKSKAPVPAYETNEEDEEVQRALAASMESMKESSAVASNDKDEASTTQEEENCSSRMPMYPPLPEEPSGDKSLLCRVGIRLPDGHRVQRNFLKTDPIQLLWSFCYSQLEEAGTKLFRLTEAIPGSKRLDYDSKMTFGESGLANSMISVAWD